Proteins found in one Mytilus edulis chromosome 2, xbMytEdul2.2, whole genome shotgun sequence genomic segment:
- the LOC139510424 gene encoding fibroleukin-like has translation MSYITTASTFALFIHFVASFELNSQKFDKETNTRIIASGPSMVTKKAKSGFECAIVCTNDGNCCSCSYNEDLEQCQLSCSCSPTMELHNGSFTFIKTPRPVFSAPVADCSELPAGTNSGVYCIQPDLKGHEMAVYCEMDIDGGGWTTIQRRYDGTVDFDRFWEDYKSGFGDIAGEHWLGNDNLNVILRQAYFQVRFDLEDFTGDTSYAVYDAIDVGDGSTNYSLFLVDYSGGQAGNAMADLNPTWDHMFTTRDRDNDLSSDFNCGIRKKSGWWHTACTSANINGGYGEMYNNTSSMHWKTWKTNALKKTRMMIKPSEASNGLIGIG, from the coding sequence ATGTCTTATATAACGACAGCATCAACCTTTGCACTGTTTATACATTTTGTGGCAAGCTTTGAATTGAATTCACAAAAATTTGACAAAGAAACAAACACACGAATAATTGCAAGTGGCCCATCAATGGTGACAAAAAAAGCGAAATCTGGATTCGAATGTGCTATCGTGTGTACAAATGATGGTAACTGCTGTTCCTGTAGCTATAACGAAGACTTAGAACAATGTCAGCTTTCTTGTTCATGCAGTCCTACAATGGAACTCCATAACGGATCATTTACATTTATAAAGACTCCTCGACCAGTTTTCAGTGCTCCCGTAGCGGACTGCAGTGAACTGCCAGCTGGAACAAATAGTGGAGTGTATTGTATTCAGCCTGATTTGAAGGGACATGAAATGGCGGTTTACTGTGAAATGGACATTGATGGTGGGGGATGGACTACAATTCAGAGAAGATATGATGGCACTGTGGACTTTGATCGGTTTTGGGAGGATTACAAATCTGGATTCGGGGACATAGCTGGTGAACATTGGCTTGGGAATGATAATTTGAATGTCATTCTTCGACAAGCATACTTCCAAGTGCGATTTGACCTTGAAGACTTTACAGGAGATACATCGTATGCTGTGTATGATGCAATAGATGTTGGGGATGGGAGTACAAACTACAGCCTCTTTCTGGTAGATTACAGTGGGGGGCAAGCAGGTAATGCAATGGCGGATTTGAACCCCACATGGGATCATATGTTTACAACTCGTGACAGGGACAACGATTTAAGCTCAGACTTTAACTGtggtattagaaaaaaaagtggTTGGTGGCATACTGCATGTACCTCTGCCAATATCAATGGTGGATATGGAGAGATGTATAATAATACTTCGAGCATGCACTGGAAAACATGGAAAACAAATGCgcttaaaaaaacaagaatgatGATAAAACCAAGTGAAGCATCTAATGGATTAATTGGTATTGGTTAA